The proteins below come from a single Jaculus jaculus isolate mJacJac1 chromosome 12, mJacJac1.mat.Y.cur, whole genome shotgun sequence genomic window:
- the Npy2r gene encoding neuropeptide Y receptor type 2 isoform X2 encodes MGPVGTEVDENHTVEEVKVESYAPGRTTPRGELLPDPEPELIDSTKLVEVQVVLILAYCSIIVLGVVGNSLVIHVVIKFKSMRTVTNFFIANLAVADLLVNTLCLPFTLTYTLMGEWKMGPVLCHLVPYAQGLAVQVSTITLTVIALDRHRCIVYHLESKISKRLSFLIIGLAWGISALLASPLAIFREYSLIEIIPDFEIVACTEKWPGEERNMYGTIYSLSSLLILYVLPLGIISFSYTRIWSKLKNHVSPGAASDHYHQRRHKMTKMLVCVVVVFAVSWLPLHAFQLAVDIDNQVLDLKEYKLIFTVLHIIAMCSTFANPFLYGWMNSNYRKAFLSAFRCEQRLDAIHSEVSMTFKAKKNLEVKKNNGLTDSFSEATNV; translated from the coding sequence GAGGTGAGCTGCTCCCTGACCCTGAGCCTGAGCTCATAGATAGCACCAAGTTGGTCGAGGTGCAGGTGGTCCTCATCTTGGCATACTGCTCCATCATTGTGCTGGGGGTAGTTGGAAACTCCCTGGTGATCCACGTAGTAATCAAATTCAAGAGCATGCGTACAGTAACCAACTTTTTCATTGCCAACCTGGCTGTGGCTGATCTTCTGGTGAACACCCTGTGCCTCCCATTCACTCTTACCTATACCTTAATGGGGGAGTGGAAAATGGGACCTGTCCTGTGTCACCTGGTACCCTATGCCCAGGGTCTGGCAGTTCAAGTGTCCACAATCACTTTGACAGTCATTGCTCTGGACCGTCATCGTTGCATTGTTTACCATCTAGAGAGCAAGATCTCCAAGCGACTCAGCTTCCTGATCATTGGCTTGGCATGGGGCATAAGTGCCCTGCTGGCCAGTCCCCTGGCTATCTTCCGGGAATACTCACTGATTGAGATTATCCCAGATTTTGAGATTGTTGCCTGCACTGAGAAGTGGCCTGGTGAGGAGAGAAACATGTATGGCACAATATACAGTCTTTCCTCCTTGCTGATCTTGTATGTTCTGCCCCTGGGAATCATCTCTTTCTCCTATACCCGTATCTGGAGTAAGCTAAAGAACCATGTGAGCCCTGGAGCTGCGAGTGACCATTACCATCAGCGAAGGCACAAAATGACCAAAATgctggtgtgtgtggtggtggtgtttgcaGTCAGCTGGCTGCCCCTCCATGCATTCCAGCTTGCTGTGGACATTGACAACCAGGTCCTGGACCTAAAGGAATACAAACTCATCTTCACAGTGCTCCACATCATCGCAATGTGTTCCACCTTTGCCAACCCTTTCCTCTATGGCTGGATGAACAGCAACTATAGAAAAGCTTTCCTGTCAGCCTTCCGCTGTGAGCAGAGGTTAGATGCCATTCACTCAGAGGTGTCCATGACCTTCAAGGCAAAAAAGAACCTGGAGGTCAAAAAGAACAATGGTCTCACTGATTCTTTCTCAGAGGCCACCAATGTGTAA